The Callithrix jacchus isolate 240 chromosome X, calJac240_pri, whole genome shotgun sequence genome contains a region encoding:
- the PDZD4 gene encoding PDZ domain-containing protein 4 isoform X4, whose protein sequence is MALGKLRPPTPPMVILEPPPISHEYYDPAEFMEGGPQEADRLDELEYEEVELYKSSHRDKLGLMVCYRTDDEEDLGIYVGEVNPNGIAAKDGRIREGDRIIQLAKRWKDSDRDDFLDDFGSENEGELRARKLKSPPAHQLGNEEQKGAPDAGPGLSNSQELDSGVGRTDESTRNEESSEHDLLGDEPPSSTNTPGSLRKFGLQGDALQSRDFHFSMDSLLAEGAGLAGSDVPGLTDEEYERYRELLEIKCHLENGNQLGLLFPRASAGNSALDVNRNESLGHEMAVLEEELRHLEFKCRNILRAQKMQQLRERCMKAWLLEEESLYDLAASEPKKHELSDISELPEKSDKDSTSAYNTGESCRSTPLLVEPLPESPLRRAAAGNSNLNRTPPGPPVATPAKAAPPQGSPAKFRSLSRDAEAGRRQHVEERGRRNPKTGLTLERMGPEGSPYLSRRHRGQGQEGEHYHSCMQLAPTRGLEELGHGPLSLAGGPRVGGGVAAATEAPRMEWKVKVRSDGTRYVAKRPVRDRLLKARALKIREERSGMTTDDDAVSEMKMGRYWSKEERKQHLIRAREQRKRREFMMQSRLECLREQHNGDSKPELNIIALSHRKTMKKRNKKILDNWITIQEMLAHGARSADGKRVYNPLLSVTTV, encoded by the exons ATGGCGCTGGGCAAGCTGCGTCCACCCACCCCGCCTATGGTCATCCTGGAGCC CCCCCCCATCAGCCATGAGTATTATGACCCGGCGGAGTTTATGGAGGGCGGCCCGCAGGAGGCAGACCGCTTGGACGAGCTGGAGTATGAG GAGGTGGAGCTGTATAAAAGCAGCCACCGCGACAAGTTGGGCTTGATGGTTTGCTACCGCACGGACGACGAGGAGGACCTGGGCATTTACGTCGGAGAG GTAAATCCCAATGGCATTGCAGCCAAAGATGGCCGGATCCGTGAGGGAGACCGCATCATCCAG CTGGCGAAACGGTGGAAAGACAGCGATCGGGATGACTTCCTGGATGACTTTGGCTCTGAGAATGAGGGGGAGCTGCGTGCTCGTAAGCTGAAGTCACCCCCTGCCCATCAG CTCGGAAACGAAGAGCAGAAGGGGGCTCCCGATGCAGGCCCAGGCCTGAGCAACAGCCAGGAGCTGGACAGCGGGGTGGGCCGAACAGACGAGAGCACCCGGAACGAAGAGAGCTCTGAGCACGACCTGCTGGGGGACGAGCCCCCGAGCTCCACCAACACCCCGGGGAGCCTGCGCAAGTTCGGCCTGCAAGGGGACGCCCTGCAGAGCCGGGACTTCCATTTCAGCATGGACTCTCTGCTGGCTGAGGGGGCGGGGCTGGCAGGGAGCGATGTTCCAGGCCTCACGGATGAGGAGTACGAGCGCTACCGCGAGCTCCTGGAGATCAAGTGCCACCTGGAGAACGGCAACCAGCTGGGCCTCCTCTTCCCCCGGGCTTCCGCAGGCAATAGTGCCCTGGACGTCAACCGCAACGAGAGCCTGGGCCACGAGATGGCCGTGCTAGAGGAAGAGCTAAGGCACCTGGAATTCAAGTGTCGCAACATCCTTCGGGCGCAGAAGATGCAGCAGCTGCGCGAGCGCTGCATGAAGGCCTGGCTGCTGGAGGAGGAGAGCCTCTACGACCTGGCGGCCAGCGAGCCCAAGAAGCACGAGCTGTCCGACATCTCCGAGCTGCCTGAGAAGTCGGACAAGGACAGTACCAGTGCCTACAACACTGGAGAGAGCTGCCGCAGCACCCCGCTGCTCGTGGAGCCCCTGCCCGAGAGCCCCCTGCGGCGGGCCGCTGCTGGCAACTCCAACTTGAACCGGACCCCTCCCGGCCCCCCTGTTGCCACTCCTGCCAAGGCAGCTCCTCCACAGGGGAGCCCCGCCAAGTTCCGGTCCCTCTCCCGGGATGCTGAGGCCGGCCGGAGGCAGCACGTGGAAGAGCGCGGCCGCCGCAATCCCAAGACGGGGTTGACCCTGGAGCGCATGGGTCCCGAAGGCAGCCCTTACCTCTCGCGGCGCCACCGCGGCCAGGGCCAGGAGGGCGAGCACTACCACAGCTGCATGCAGCTGGCGCCCACGCGAGGTCTGGAGGAGCTGGGCCATGGCCCCCTGAGCTTGGCCGGTGGCCCTCGGGTGGGTGGGGGGGTGGCCGCCGCCACCGAAGCGCCGCGCATGGAGTGGAAGGTGAAGGTGCGCAGCGACGGGACCCGCTACGTGGCCAAGCGGCCTGTGCGAGATCGGCTATTGAAAGCCCGGGCCCTGAAGATCCGGGAGGAGCGCAGCGGTATGACCACCGACGACGACGCGGTGAGCGAGATGAAGATGGGCCGCTACTGGAGCAAGGAGGAGCGGAAGCAGCATCTGATCCGGGCCCGCGAGCAGCGGAAGCGGCGCGAGTTCATGATGCAGAGCCGGCTGGAATGCCTGCGGGAGCAGCACAACGGCGACAGCAAGCCCGAGCTCAACATCATCGCCCTGAGCCACCGCAAGACCATGAAGAAGCGGAACAAGAAGATCCTGGACAACTGGATCACCATCCAGGAGATGCTGGCCCATGGTGCGCGCTCGGCCGATGGCAAGCGGGTCTACAACCCTCTGCTCTCGGTCACCACCGTGTGA
- the PDZD4 gene encoding PDZ domain-containing protein 4 isoform X12 gives MEGGPQEADRLDELEYEEVELYKSSHRDKLGLMVCYRTDDEEDLGIYVGEVNPNGIAAKDGRIREGDRIIQINGVDVQNREEAVAILSQEENTNISLLVARPESQLAKRWKDSDRDDFLDDFGSENEGELRARKLKSPPAHQLGNEEQKGAPDAGPGLSNSQELDSGVGRTDESTRNEESSEHDLLGDEPPSSTNTPGSLRKFGLQGDALQSRDFHFSMDSLLAEGAGLAGSDVPGLTDEEYERYRELLEIKCHLENGNQLGLLFPRASAGNSALDVNRNESLGHEMAVLEEELRHLEFKCRNILRAQKMQQLRERCMKAWLLEEESLYDLAASEPKKHELSDISELPEKSDKDSTSAYNTGESCRSTPLLVEPLPESPLRRAAAGNSNLNRTPPGPPVATPAKAAPPQGSPAKFRSLSRDAEAGRRQHVEERGRRNPKTGLTLERMGPEGSPYLSRRHRGQGQEGEHYHSCMQLAPTRGLEELGHGPLSLAGGPRVGGGVAAATEAPRMEWKVKVRSDGTRYVAKRPVRDRLLKARALKIREERSGMTTDDDAVSEMKMGRYWSKEERKQHLIRAREQRKRREFMMQSRLECLREQHNGDSKPELNIIALSHRKTMKKRNKKILDNWITIQEMLAHGARSADGKRVYNPLLSVTTV, from the exons ATGGAGGGCGGCCCGCAGGAGGCAGACCGCTTGGACGAGCTGGAGTATGAG GAGGTGGAGCTGTATAAAAGCAGCCACCGCGACAAGTTGGGCTTGATGGTTTGCTACCGCACGGACGACGAGGAGGACCTGGGCATTTACGTCGGAGAG GTAAATCCCAATGGCATTGCAGCCAAAGATGGCCGGATCCGTGAGGGAGACCGCATCATCCAG ATTAACGGCGTGGACGTCCAGAACCGGGAAGAGGCGGTAGCTATCCTCAGCCAGGAAGAGAACACCAACATCTCCCTGCTGGTGGCTCGACCTGAGAGCCAG CTGGCGAAACGGTGGAAAGACAGCGATCGGGATGACTTCCTGGATGACTTTGGCTCTGAGAATGAGGGGGAGCTGCGTGCTCGTAAGCTGAAGTCACCCCCTGCCCATCAG CTCGGAAACGAAGAGCAGAAGGGGGCTCCCGATGCAGGCCCAGGCCTGAGCAACAGCCAGGAGCTGGACAGCGGGGTGGGCCGAACAGACGAGAGCACCCGGAACGAAGAGAGCTCTGAGCACGACCTGCTGGGGGACGAGCCCCCGAGCTCCACCAACACCCCGGGGAGCCTGCGCAAGTTCGGCCTGCAAGGGGACGCCCTGCAGAGCCGGGACTTCCATTTCAGCATGGACTCTCTGCTGGCTGAGGGGGCGGGGCTGGCAGGGAGCGATGTTCCAGGCCTCACGGATGAGGAGTACGAGCGCTACCGCGAGCTCCTGGAGATCAAGTGCCACCTGGAGAACGGCAACCAGCTGGGCCTCCTCTTCCCCCGGGCTTCCGCAGGCAATAGTGCCCTGGACGTCAACCGCAACGAGAGCCTGGGCCACGAGATGGCCGTGCTAGAGGAAGAGCTAAGGCACCTGGAATTCAAGTGTCGCAACATCCTTCGGGCGCAGAAGATGCAGCAGCTGCGCGAGCGCTGCATGAAGGCCTGGCTGCTGGAGGAGGAGAGCCTCTACGACCTGGCGGCCAGCGAGCCCAAGAAGCACGAGCTGTCCGACATCTCCGAGCTGCCTGAGAAGTCGGACAAGGACAGTACCAGTGCCTACAACACTGGAGAGAGCTGCCGCAGCACCCCGCTGCTCGTGGAGCCCCTGCCCGAGAGCCCCCTGCGGCGGGCCGCTGCTGGCAACTCCAACTTGAACCGGACCCCTCCCGGCCCCCCTGTTGCCACTCCTGCCAAGGCAGCTCCTCCACAGGGGAGCCCCGCCAAGTTCCGGTCCCTCTCCCGGGATGCTGAGGCCGGCCGGAGGCAGCACGTGGAAGAGCGCGGCCGCCGCAATCCCAAGACGGGGTTGACCCTGGAGCGCATGGGTCCCGAAGGCAGCCCTTACCTCTCGCGGCGCCACCGCGGCCAGGGCCAGGAGGGCGAGCACTACCACAGCTGCATGCAGCTGGCGCCCACGCGAGGTCTGGAGGAGCTGGGCCATGGCCCCCTGAGCTTGGCCGGTGGCCCTCGGGTGGGTGGGGGGGTGGCCGCCGCCACCGAAGCGCCGCGCATGGAGTGGAAGGTGAAGGTGCGCAGCGACGGGACCCGCTACGTGGCCAAGCGGCCTGTGCGAGATCGGCTATTGAAAGCCCGGGCCCTGAAGATCCGGGAGGAGCGCAGCGGTATGACCACCGACGACGACGCGGTGAGCGAGATGAAGATGGGCCGCTACTGGAGCAAGGAGGAGCGGAAGCAGCATCTGATCCGGGCCCGCGAGCAGCGGAAGCGGCGCGAGTTCATGATGCAGAGCCGGCTGGAATGCCTGCGGGAGCAGCACAACGGCGACAGCAAGCCCGAGCTCAACATCATCGCCCTGAGCCACCGCAAGACCATGAAGAAGCGGAACAAGAAGATCCTGGACAACTGGATCACCATCCAGGAGATGCTGGCCCATGGTGCGCGCTCGGCCGATGGCAAGCGGGTCTACAACCCTCTGCTCTCGGTCACCACCGTGTGA
- the PDZD4 gene encoding PDZ domain-containing protein 4 isoform X5, with product MALGKLRPPTPPMVILEPYVLSELPPISHEYYDPAEFMEGGPQEADRLDELEYEEVELYKSSHRDKLGLMVCYRTDDEEDLGIYVGELAKRWKDSDRDDFLDDFGSENEGELRARKLKSPPAHQLGNEEQKGAPDAGPGLSNSQELDSGVGRTDESTRNEESSEHDLLGDEPPSSTNTPGSLRKFGLQGDALQSRDFHFSMDSLLAEGAGLAGSDVPGLTDEEYERYRELLEIKCHLENGNQLGLLFPRASAGNSALDVNRNESLGHEMAVLEEELRHLEFKCRNILRAQKMQQLRERCMKAWLLEEESLYDLAASEPKKHELSDISELPEKSDKDSTSAYNTGESCRSTPLLVEPLPESPLRRAAAGNSNLNRTPPGPPVATPAKAAPPQGSPAKFRSLSRDAEAGRRQHVEERGRRNPKTGLTLERMGPEGSPYLSRRHRGQGQEGEHYHSCMQLAPTRGLEELGHGPLSLAGGPRVGGGVAAATEAPRMEWKVKVRSDGTRYVAKRPVRDRLLKARALKIREERSGMTTDDDAVSEMKMGRYWSKEERKQHLIRAREQRKRREFMMQSRLECLREQHNGDSKPELNIIALSHRKTMKKRNKKILDNWITIQEMLAHGARSADGKRVYNPLLSVTTV from the exons ATGGCGCTGGGCAAGCTGCGTCCACCCACCCCGCCTATGGTCATCCTGGAGCCGTACGTCCTCTCTGAGCT CCCCCCCATCAGCCATGAGTATTATGACCCGGCGGAGTTTATGGAGGGCGGCCCGCAGGAGGCAGACCGCTTGGACGAGCTGGAGTATGAG GAGGTGGAGCTGTATAAAAGCAGCCACCGCGACAAGTTGGGCTTGATGGTTTGCTACCGCACGGACGACGAGGAGGACCTGGGCATTTACGTCGGAGAG CTGGCGAAACGGTGGAAAGACAGCGATCGGGATGACTTCCTGGATGACTTTGGCTCTGAGAATGAGGGGGAGCTGCGTGCTCGTAAGCTGAAGTCACCCCCTGCCCATCAG CTCGGAAACGAAGAGCAGAAGGGGGCTCCCGATGCAGGCCCAGGCCTGAGCAACAGCCAGGAGCTGGACAGCGGGGTGGGCCGAACAGACGAGAGCACCCGGAACGAAGAGAGCTCTGAGCACGACCTGCTGGGGGACGAGCCCCCGAGCTCCACCAACACCCCGGGGAGCCTGCGCAAGTTCGGCCTGCAAGGGGACGCCCTGCAGAGCCGGGACTTCCATTTCAGCATGGACTCTCTGCTGGCTGAGGGGGCGGGGCTGGCAGGGAGCGATGTTCCAGGCCTCACGGATGAGGAGTACGAGCGCTACCGCGAGCTCCTGGAGATCAAGTGCCACCTGGAGAACGGCAACCAGCTGGGCCTCCTCTTCCCCCGGGCTTCCGCAGGCAATAGTGCCCTGGACGTCAACCGCAACGAGAGCCTGGGCCACGAGATGGCCGTGCTAGAGGAAGAGCTAAGGCACCTGGAATTCAAGTGTCGCAACATCCTTCGGGCGCAGAAGATGCAGCAGCTGCGCGAGCGCTGCATGAAGGCCTGGCTGCTGGAGGAGGAGAGCCTCTACGACCTGGCGGCCAGCGAGCCCAAGAAGCACGAGCTGTCCGACATCTCCGAGCTGCCTGAGAAGTCGGACAAGGACAGTACCAGTGCCTACAACACTGGAGAGAGCTGCCGCAGCACCCCGCTGCTCGTGGAGCCCCTGCCCGAGAGCCCCCTGCGGCGGGCCGCTGCTGGCAACTCCAACTTGAACCGGACCCCTCCCGGCCCCCCTGTTGCCACTCCTGCCAAGGCAGCTCCTCCACAGGGGAGCCCCGCCAAGTTCCGGTCCCTCTCCCGGGATGCTGAGGCCGGCCGGAGGCAGCACGTGGAAGAGCGCGGCCGCCGCAATCCCAAGACGGGGTTGACCCTGGAGCGCATGGGTCCCGAAGGCAGCCCTTACCTCTCGCGGCGCCACCGCGGCCAGGGCCAGGAGGGCGAGCACTACCACAGCTGCATGCAGCTGGCGCCCACGCGAGGTCTGGAGGAGCTGGGCCATGGCCCCCTGAGCTTGGCCGGTGGCCCTCGGGTGGGTGGGGGGGTGGCCGCCGCCACCGAAGCGCCGCGCATGGAGTGGAAGGTGAAGGTGCGCAGCGACGGGACCCGCTACGTGGCCAAGCGGCCTGTGCGAGATCGGCTATTGAAAGCCCGGGCCCTGAAGATCCGGGAGGAGCGCAGCGGTATGACCACCGACGACGACGCGGTGAGCGAGATGAAGATGGGCCGCTACTGGAGCAAGGAGGAGCGGAAGCAGCATCTGATCCGGGCCCGCGAGCAGCGGAAGCGGCGCGAGTTCATGATGCAGAGCCGGCTGGAATGCCTGCGGGAGCAGCACAACGGCGACAGCAAGCCCGAGCTCAACATCATCGCCCTGAGCCACCGCAAGACCATGAAGAAGCGGAACAAGAAGATCCTGGACAACTGGATCACCATCCAGGAGATGCTGGCCCATGGTGCGCGCTCGGCCGATGGCAAGCGGGTCTACAACCCTCTGCTCTCGGTCACCACCGTGTGA
- the PDZD4 gene encoding PDZ domain-containing protein 4 isoform X3 — MALGKLRPPTPPMVILEPYVLSELPPISHEYYDPAEFMEGGPQEADRLDELEYEEVELYKSSHRDKLGLMVCYRTDDEEDLGIYVGEVNPNGIAAKDGRIREGDRIIQLAKRWKDSDRDDFLDDFGSENEGELRARKLKSPPAHQLGNEEQKGAPDAGPGLSNSQELDSGVGRTDESTRNEESSEHDLLGDEPPSSTNTPGSLRKFGLQGDALQSRDFHFSMDSLLAEGAGLAGSDVPGLTDEEYERYRELLEIKCHLENGNQLGLLFPRASAGNSALDVNRNESLGHEMAVLEEELRHLEFKCRNILRAQKMQQLRERCMKAWLLEEESLYDLAASEPKKHELSDISELPEKSDKDSTSAYNTGESCRSTPLLVEPLPESPLRRAAAGNSNLNRTPPGPPVATPAKAAPPQGSPAKFRSLSRDAEAGRRQHVEERGRRNPKTGLTLERMGPEGSPYLSRRHRGQGQEGEHYHSCMQLAPTRGLEELGHGPLSLAGGPRVGGGVAAATEAPRMEWKVKVRSDGTRYVAKRPVRDRLLKARALKIREERSGMTTDDDAVSEMKMGRYWSKEERKQHLIRAREQRKRREFMMQSRLECLREQHNGDSKPELNIIALSHRKTMKKRNKKILDNWITIQEMLAHGARSADGKRVYNPLLSVTTV; from the exons ATGGCGCTGGGCAAGCTGCGTCCACCCACCCCGCCTATGGTCATCCTGGAGCCGTACGTCCTCTCTGAGCT CCCCCCCATCAGCCATGAGTATTATGACCCGGCGGAGTTTATGGAGGGCGGCCCGCAGGAGGCAGACCGCTTGGACGAGCTGGAGTATGAG GAGGTGGAGCTGTATAAAAGCAGCCACCGCGACAAGTTGGGCTTGATGGTTTGCTACCGCACGGACGACGAGGAGGACCTGGGCATTTACGTCGGAGAG GTAAATCCCAATGGCATTGCAGCCAAAGATGGCCGGATCCGTGAGGGAGACCGCATCATCCAG CTGGCGAAACGGTGGAAAGACAGCGATCGGGATGACTTCCTGGATGACTTTGGCTCTGAGAATGAGGGGGAGCTGCGTGCTCGTAAGCTGAAGTCACCCCCTGCCCATCAG CTCGGAAACGAAGAGCAGAAGGGGGCTCCCGATGCAGGCCCAGGCCTGAGCAACAGCCAGGAGCTGGACAGCGGGGTGGGCCGAACAGACGAGAGCACCCGGAACGAAGAGAGCTCTGAGCACGACCTGCTGGGGGACGAGCCCCCGAGCTCCACCAACACCCCGGGGAGCCTGCGCAAGTTCGGCCTGCAAGGGGACGCCCTGCAGAGCCGGGACTTCCATTTCAGCATGGACTCTCTGCTGGCTGAGGGGGCGGGGCTGGCAGGGAGCGATGTTCCAGGCCTCACGGATGAGGAGTACGAGCGCTACCGCGAGCTCCTGGAGATCAAGTGCCACCTGGAGAACGGCAACCAGCTGGGCCTCCTCTTCCCCCGGGCTTCCGCAGGCAATAGTGCCCTGGACGTCAACCGCAACGAGAGCCTGGGCCACGAGATGGCCGTGCTAGAGGAAGAGCTAAGGCACCTGGAATTCAAGTGTCGCAACATCCTTCGGGCGCAGAAGATGCAGCAGCTGCGCGAGCGCTGCATGAAGGCCTGGCTGCTGGAGGAGGAGAGCCTCTACGACCTGGCGGCCAGCGAGCCCAAGAAGCACGAGCTGTCCGACATCTCCGAGCTGCCTGAGAAGTCGGACAAGGACAGTACCAGTGCCTACAACACTGGAGAGAGCTGCCGCAGCACCCCGCTGCTCGTGGAGCCCCTGCCCGAGAGCCCCCTGCGGCGGGCCGCTGCTGGCAACTCCAACTTGAACCGGACCCCTCCCGGCCCCCCTGTTGCCACTCCTGCCAAGGCAGCTCCTCCACAGGGGAGCCCCGCCAAGTTCCGGTCCCTCTCCCGGGATGCTGAGGCCGGCCGGAGGCAGCACGTGGAAGAGCGCGGCCGCCGCAATCCCAAGACGGGGTTGACCCTGGAGCGCATGGGTCCCGAAGGCAGCCCTTACCTCTCGCGGCGCCACCGCGGCCAGGGCCAGGAGGGCGAGCACTACCACAGCTGCATGCAGCTGGCGCCCACGCGAGGTCTGGAGGAGCTGGGCCATGGCCCCCTGAGCTTGGCCGGTGGCCCTCGGGTGGGTGGGGGGGTGGCCGCCGCCACCGAAGCGCCGCGCATGGAGTGGAAGGTGAAGGTGCGCAGCGACGGGACCCGCTACGTGGCCAAGCGGCCTGTGCGAGATCGGCTATTGAAAGCCCGGGCCCTGAAGATCCGGGAGGAGCGCAGCGGTATGACCACCGACGACGACGCGGTGAGCGAGATGAAGATGGGCCGCTACTGGAGCAAGGAGGAGCGGAAGCAGCATCTGATCCGGGCCCGCGAGCAGCGGAAGCGGCGCGAGTTCATGATGCAGAGCCGGCTGGAATGCCTGCGGGAGCAGCACAACGGCGACAGCAAGCCCGAGCTCAACATCATCGCCCTGAGCCACCGCAAGACCATGAAGAAGCGGAACAAGAAGATCCTGGACAACTGGATCACCATCCAGGAGATGCTGGCCCATGGTGCGCGCTCGGCCGATGGCAAGCGGGTCTACAACCCTCTGCTCTCGGTCACCACCGTGTGA
- the PDZD4 gene encoding PDZ domain-containing protein 4 isoform X14, translated as MEGGPQEADRLDELEYEEVELYKSSHRDKLGLMVCYRTDDEEDLGIYVGEVNPNGIAAKDGRIREGDRIIQLAKRWKDSDRDDFLDDFGSENEGELRARKLKSPPAHQLGNEEQKGAPDAGPGLSNSQELDSGVGRTDESTRNEESSEHDLLGDEPPSSTNTPGSLRKFGLQGDALQSRDFHFSMDSLLAEGAGLAGSDVPGLTDEEYERYRELLEIKCHLENGNQLGLLFPRASAGNSALDVNRNESLGHEMAVLEEELRHLEFKCRNILRAQKMQQLRERCMKAWLLEEESLYDLAASEPKKHELSDISELPEKSDKDSTSAYNTGESCRSTPLLVEPLPESPLRRAAAGNSNLNRTPPGPPVATPAKAAPPQGSPAKFRSLSRDAEAGRRQHVEERGRRNPKTGLTLERMGPEGSPYLSRRHRGQGQEGEHYHSCMQLAPTRGLEELGHGPLSLAGGPRVGGGVAAATEAPRMEWKVKVRSDGTRYVAKRPVRDRLLKARALKIREERSGMTTDDDAVSEMKMGRYWSKEERKQHLIRAREQRKRREFMMQSRLECLREQHNGDSKPELNIIALSHRKTMKKRNKKILDNWITIQEMLAHGARSADGKRVYNPLLSVTTV; from the exons ATGGAGGGCGGCCCGCAGGAGGCAGACCGCTTGGACGAGCTGGAGTATGAG GAGGTGGAGCTGTATAAAAGCAGCCACCGCGACAAGTTGGGCTTGATGGTTTGCTACCGCACGGACGACGAGGAGGACCTGGGCATTTACGTCGGAGAG GTAAATCCCAATGGCATTGCAGCCAAAGATGGCCGGATCCGTGAGGGAGACCGCATCATCCAG CTGGCGAAACGGTGGAAAGACAGCGATCGGGATGACTTCCTGGATGACTTTGGCTCTGAGAATGAGGGGGAGCTGCGTGCTCGTAAGCTGAAGTCACCCCCTGCCCATCAG CTCGGAAACGAAGAGCAGAAGGGGGCTCCCGATGCAGGCCCAGGCCTGAGCAACAGCCAGGAGCTGGACAGCGGGGTGGGCCGAACAGACGAGAGCACCCGGAACGAAGAGAGCTCTGAGCACGACCTGCTGGGGGACGAGCCCCCGAGCTCCACCAACACCCCGGGGAGCCTGCGCAAGTTCGGCCTGCAAGGGGACGCCCTGCAGAGCCGGGACTTCCATTTCAGCATGGACTCTCTGCTGGCTGAGGGGGCGGGGCTGGCAGGGAGCGATGTTCCAGGCCTCACGGATGAGGAGTACGAGCGCTACCGCGAGCTCCTGGAGATCAAGTGCCACCTGGAGAACGGCAACCAGCTGGGCCTCCTCTTCCCCCGGGCTTCCGCAGGCAATAGTGCCCTGGACGTCAACCGCAACGAGAGCCTGGGCCACGAGATGGCCGTGCTAGAGGAAGAGCTAAGGCACCTGGAATTCAAGTGTCGCAACATCCTTCGGGCGCAGAAGATGCAGCAGCTGCGCGAGCGCTGCATGAAGGCCTGGCTGCTGGAGGAGGAGAGCCTCTACGACCTGGCGGCCAGCGAGCCCAAGAAGCACGAGCTGTCCGACATCTCCGAGCTGCCTGAGAAGTCGGACAAGGACAGTACCAGTGCCTACAACACTGGAGAGAGCTGCCGCAGCACCCCGCTGCTCGTGGAGCCCCTGCCCGAGAGCCCCCTGCGGCGGGCCGCTGCTGGCAACTCCAACTTGAACCGGACCCCTCCCGGCCCCCCTGTTGCCACTCCTGCCAAGGCAGCTCCTCCACAGGGGAGCCCCGCCAAGTTCCGGTCCCTCTCCCGGGATGCTGAGGCCGGCCGGAGGCAGCACGTGGAAGAGCGCGGCCGCCGCAATCCCAAGACGGGGTTGACCCTGGAGCGCATGGGTCCCGAAGGCAGCCCTTACCTCTCGCGGCGCCACCGCGGCCAGGGCCAGGAGGGCGAGCACTACCACAGCTGCATGCAGCTGGCGCCCACGCGAGGTCTGGAGGAGCTGGGCCATGGCCCCCTGAGCTTGGCCGGTGGCCCTCGGGTGGGTGGGGGGGTGGCCGCCGCCACCGAAGCGCCGCGCATGGAGTGGAAGGTGAAGGTGCGCAGCGACGGGACCCGCTACGTGGCCAAGCGGCCTGTGCGAGATCGGCTATTGAAAGCCCGGGCCCTGAAGATCCGGGAGGAGCGCAGCGGTATGACCACCGACGACGACGCGGTGAGCGAGATGAAGATGGGCCGCTACTGGAGCAAGGAGGAGCGGAAGCAGCATCTGATCCGGGCCCGCGAGCAGCGGAAGCGGCGCGAGTTCATGATGCAGAGCCGGCTGGAATGCCTGCGGGAGCAGCACAACGGCGACAGCAAGCCCGAGCTCAACATCATCGCCCTGAGCCACCGCAAGACCATGAAGAAGCGGAACAAGAAGATCCTGGACAACTGGATCACCATCCAGGAGATGCTGGCCCATGGTGCGCGCTCGGCCGATGGCAAGCGGGTCTACAACCCTCTGCTCTCGGTCACCACCGTGTGA